In Mastacembelus armatus chromosome 22, fMasArm1.2, whole genome shotgun sequence, a genomic segment contains:
- the LOC113130338 gene encoding transmembrane protein 151B: MLSSDQDSAEDTAASAPNDAEGEEQEEEEVEVEEEDSPESDVLEEQHPVMQSLGACVCRESHWRCLLLSLLMYSCLGAVAWCQLTRVTKISFNSALTSSFTASFTSSLRGVSGMGGHSMIYHDSPCSDGYIYIPLAFLLMLYVLYIVECWHCRARSKLQCKADVDSVYERVLRMRQAQPCIWWKAISYHFVRRTRQVTRYRNGDAYTTTQVYHERVNTHVAEGEFDYSHCGMKDVSRDLKGLEAHPATRLCFTKCFSFTEAGPENDYLSQRARFFSEIEGLDDYMEAREGMQLKNVDFRENLIAYVDPDRMPWYNSQVAFWLAALLMLSWPLRVLTEYRTAYVHYRIEKLFGLEYSHSSSSPLDEDRSVGNNTSCVIPRVDTLDSTEMEWHIRCNRQVIPSYSEAMLINMSTPDLNSLQETEYTSSSNCFLLDSSQAAQSYGALQSQDDCEQCCEREVGAGRRRTMTSSSCSSLFLCRGTLFHSHLSTNTSRFSLCRMYGSHHTMAPWRSRSSNLTDPCCMDERCCRSNSSQLTLSDCPPTYRDARFFPVLIVHQSEGRGREDGREVRHYYVRRGSSCVETAL, from the exons ATGCTTTCCTCAGATCAGGACTCTGCAGAGGACACGGCGGCCAGCGCTCCCAATGATGCTGagggagaggagcaggaggaggaggaggtggaggtggaggaggaggattcaCCTGAGAGTGATGTTCTGGAGGAG cagcacccAGTGATGCAATCCCTGGGTGCCTGTGTCTGCAGGGAGTCCCATTGGCGCTGCTTACTGCTGTCTCTGCTAATGTACAGCTGCCTGGGTGCGGTGGCCTGGTGTCAGCTGACCCGGGTCACCAAGATCAGCTTCAACTCTGccctcacctcctccttcaCAGCCTCGTTCACCTCCTCCCTGCGGGGGGTGTCTGGTATGGGAGGACACTCCATGATCTACCATGACAGCCCCTGTTCTGACGGCTACATCTACATCCCTCTGGCCTTTCTGCTCATGCTCTATGTCTTATACATAGTGGAATGCTGGCACTGCAGAGCCAGGAGCAAGCTGCAGTGCAAAGCAGATGTGGACAGTGTTTATGAGCGTGTGCTGAGGATGCGACAGGCCCAGCCCTGTATATGGTGGAAGGCCATCAGCTACCATTTTGTCCGAAGGACTCGACAGGTCACTCGTTACCGAAATGGGGATGCCTACACTACCACACAGGTGTACCATGAGAGAGTGAACACACATGTCGCTGAGGGTGAGTTTGACTACAGCCACTGTGGGATGAAAGATGTATCACGTGACCTGAAGGGCTTGGAGGCACATCCAGCAACTCGCCTGTGCTTCACCAAGTGTTTCAGCTTCACTGAGGCTGGTCCAGAAAATGATTACCTCAGCCAGAGGGCCAGGTTCTTCTCTGAAATTGAGGGTTTGGATGATTACATGGAGGCCAGGGAGGGGATGCAGCTGAAGAATGTGGACTTCAGAGAAAATCTCATAGCCTATGTAGATCCAGACAGAATGCCTTGGTATAATTCTCAGGTTGCCTTCTGGCTGGCAGCTCTGCTCATGTTGTCCTGGCCTCTGAGAGTGCTCACTGAATACCGCACTGCTTATGTGCACTACCGCATAGAGAAACTATTTGGGCTAGAGTACAGCCACAGCAGTTCCTCTCCTCTGGATGAAGACAGGTCTGTGGGGAATAATACCAGTTGTGTTATTCCAAGAGTTGACACACTGGATAGTACCGAAATGGAGTGGCACATACGCTGCAACCGCCAGGTGATTCCCAGCTACTCTGAGGCCATGCTGATAAATATGAGCACACCAGACTTGAACTCATTACAAGAAACTGAATACACCTCATCTTCAAACTGCTTCCTGCTGGACAGCAGCCAGGCCGCTCAAAGCTACGGCGCCCTGCAAAGCCAGGATGACTGCGAGCAGTGCTGTGAGCGAGAAGTTGGAGCAGGCAGGAGGAGGACCATGACCAGCTCCAGCTGTTCTTCCCTCTTTTTATGCCGGGGAACACTGTTCCACTCACATCTCTCCACGAACACGTCTCGCTTCTCTCTCTGCCGCATGTACGGCTCTCATCACACCATGGCTCCATGGAGGAGTCGCAGCAGCAACCTGACAGACCCCTGCTGCATGGACGAGCGGTGCTGCAGGTCCAACTCCAGCCAGCTGACTCTCAGCGACTGTCCGCCCACTTACAGAGACGCTCGGTTCTTCCCAGTTCTCATTGTGCATCAATCTGAGGGTCGTGGAAGAGAGGATGGGAGGGAAGTGAGACATTACTATGTACGCAGAGGGTCATCCTGTGTGGAGACAGCTTTATGA
- the rpap1 gene encoding RNA polymerase II-associated protein 1 isoform X1, with amino-acid sequence MLQRPKPTDSEADLLREQEQFLTSGATSAANVVRRPDKRRGETGGDGREHNRENEGRKRDVVTIEDLPDQLPSLTPAPPKKSRFKANRVTFDDDAEERLDKHDTHISAVLSRIVERDTSSTPVSLPTFTGMAFPKVLHRSETSSQVPLSSAGGKKSIFARHIAAQRLKEGKTPLYCAPEAAQTPELREKNLSPDASMDTDQRDAAASPTVSGSRLVSGQGLGGPYSSGEIMRIHVENQAKLEAMSQSEIIEEQRKLLTQLDPRLVDFVRSRKAKSVLSSASPSKQPKAKSSKENVPSESVRRESDSSSTTEPFQKLHEEEIEAEREEEEELPLLSAVTEEGLPVKRQKEWVHMDKLEPEKLEWMRDLPAPKKKGTKKAMQARFDFAGGLIPPTEDLPTHLGLHHHGEEPERAGYSLQELFLLSRSQVIQQRTLALSTLANILSKARAGEYQSVLTGSVMSTLLDAGLLFLLRFALDDSVEGVMSTAVHALKALLVCAEDEECLDCTFSWFHGIASFPLLPSAQEEEGDEDEGQDETMKEAAKEKEARKSDHDVARQDTVKGLLQMKLLPRLRYILEVVQPAPGAVHDILEVLIRISRHSSSSATQVLDCPRLMETVMSNFLPNSWTAASSPLTQSVYGVPLASAMKLLRVVATSGRHACARLLNSLGVSERLSCLLSAEPSELLLEPTEALRITTEAYRLWAVAAGYGQACKLYIHLYPALVKALQSVHRELAPSDPLLSLQLQRILALLSLLTQVTHTAGCHQELQAGMVSSQGEECPPPPPVSWGHVTGLQALLLGHLKGLVKSLDNPVQKDHSLVLIPAYLIYLEAYYYQLSKQSCFKPVDTLQELEQLTSDILLPIISHSVVQSLIKNLKSSSVVCNGPSSQLRPDTIPSLPGLACAGWRAHLGLVVSSSPFPLLTGLGLLLETITGIHKGLSCKVTGLLLSEPVIGYLRSCSQATPTLSQTRAWLLRHEHHLLYLLLQLAHKLVPIEPEVAKHASLYHQVALVLLTWLLPGSEYLAHEMLSTIIFSKDFIPEGHSGGPEAVELGELKLHEEIQHHPSPSLQAVGTLLREACVQLPSIRGCFLTHLAYLESSVLVSRDALLCCNPWINSHLLPELTGPTLPSDWPFLPLVSLYERTGVSDGGGLAVEQLPPGALQAVTHCLQWLLLLEIWREEALRVIPPVAKLARLSCVFLCSSDLFLEKPVQKLTWGLFRLLTRRSRLDSLDLNVPPPGLASFQDLYSALLAQYEAVSFGDRLFGCWVLLPLQRRYSATMRLAVFGEHESMLRSLGVTLEQLCIPIERFTSPPEDSLPLLRLYFRSLVTGALKLCWCPVLYVVALSHVNSFIFSQDAAAQEVEAARHSMLRKIYYLTDEVLRNHLLLFRLPHQNSATGFEMYEQLPPIRAKRLESVLGLRDSSDDKGD; translated from the exons ATGTTGCAACGTCCCAAGCCCACTGACTCAGAGGCAGATCTGTTAAGAGAGCAGGAGCAGTTTCTGACCTCTGGTGCAACATCTGCTGCCAATGTGGTTCGCAGACCGGACAAAAGGAGAGGCGAGACTGGTGGAGACGGAAGGGAACATAACAGGGAGaatgaaggaagaaagaggGATGTGGTCACCATAGAAG ATCTGCCAGACCAACTTCCTTCTCTGACGCCAGCTCCTCCAAAAAAATCTCGTTTTAAAGCCAATCGTGTCACCTTCGATGATGACGCTGAGGAGAGGCTGGACAAACACGACACTCACATCAGTGCTGTTCTCTCCAGGATTGTT GAGAGAGATACTAGCTCTACTCCAGTATCTCTACCCACATTTACAGGCATGGCTTTCCCCAAAGTCCTGCACCGCTCGGAAACCAGCAGTCAg GTGCCTCTGTCTTCAGCTGGTGGAAAGAAGAGCATCTTTGCTCGTCACATTGCTGCTCAGAGACTTAAGGAGGGCAAGACACCATTGTACTGTGCACCTGAAGCTGCTCAGACACCTGAACTCAGAGAGAAAAACCTGTCCCCTGACGCTAGTATGGATACAGATCAGCGCGATGCTGCAG CATCTCCTACAGTCTCAGGTTCCAGATTGGTCTCTGGTCAGGGACTTGGGGGACCTTATAGCTCAGGAGAGATCATGAGGATCCACGTAGAGAACCAGGCCAAACTTGAGGCAATGTCCCAGTCTGAGATAATAGAGGAGCAGAGAAAACTCTTAACTCAGCTTG ACCCAAGACTAGTGGACTTTGTTAGATCTCGCAAAGCCAAGAGTGTCCTGTCCTCTGCCTCCCCATCCAAACAGCCCAAGGCCAAAAGCAGCAAGGAAAATGTTCCTTCTGAAAGTGTGAGAAGAGAGTCAGACTCCTCCAGTACCACTGAGCCTTTTCAGAAACTCCACGAAGAGGAGATtgaagcagagagggaggaagaggaagaactGCCACTCTTATCTGCTGTGACAG AGGAGGGTCTGCCAGTGAAACGTCAGAAAGAATGGGTCCACATGGACAAGCTGGAGCCAGAGAAGCTGGAGTGGATGAGAGACTTGCCAGCGCCCAAAAAGAAAGGAACCAAGAAA GCCATGCAGGCTCGATTTGATTTTGCTGGTGGCTTGATCCCGCCCACTGAGGATTTGCCCACTCACCTGGGTCTGCACCACCATGGAGAGGAGCCTGAG CGGGCAGGTTATTCTCTGCAGGAACTCTTTCTGCTCTCTCGGAGCCAGGTTATCCAGCAGAGGACTCTGGCCCTCAGCACTCTGGCCAACATCCTCTCAAAG GCACGTGCTGGAGAGTACCAGTCAGTTCTGACAGGCAGCGTGATGTCCACTCTGCTCGATGCCGGTCTGCTCTTCCTGCTCCGCTTTGCATTGGATGACAGTGTGGAAGGAGTAATGTCTACAGCCGTACATGCACTTAAAGCACTTCTAGTGTGTGCAGAAGATGAA GAGTGTTTGGACTGCACCTTCTCATGGTTTCATGGCATAGCTTCGTTTCCTCTGCTGCCGTCTgctcaggaggaggagggtgacgAGGATGAAGGGCAGGATGAAACTATGAAGGAGGCAGCCAAAGAGAAGGAAGCTAGGAAGAGTGATCATGATGTGGCCAGGCAGGATACTGTCAAG GGTCTGTTACAGATGAAACTGCTCCCGAGGCTACGTTACATCCTTGAGGTCGTCCAACCAGCACCTGGAGCGGTGCATGATATCTTAGAGGTCCTGATTCGCATCTCTAGGCACTCCTCCTCATCTGCCACCCAG GTGTTGGATTGTCCCCGCCTGATGGAGACAGTTATGTCCAACTTCCTTCCCAATTCCTGGACAGCGGCATCTTCACCCCTTACTCAGTCTGTTTATGGAGTCCCACTTGCCAGTGCCATGAAGCTATTGAGAGTTGTGGCCACTTCAGGCAGACATGCCTGCGCTAGACTG TTAAACTCTCTCGGGGTGAGCGAGCGTCTGTCATGTCTGCTGAGCGCTGAACccagtgagctgctgctggagccaACAGAGGCCCTTAGGATCACCACTGAGGCGTACAGGCTGTGGGCCGTAGCAGCCGGCTATGGACAGGCCTGCAAATTGTACAT ACACCTGTATCCTGCTTTAGTAAAGGCGTTGCAGTCCGTGCACCGAGAGCTGGCCCCCTCAGATCCTCTGTTGAGTCTGCAGCTCCAGCGGATCTTGGCCCTGCTTTCTCTGctcacacaggtcacacacacagctggatgCCACCAGGAGCTGCAGGCTGGTATGGTCAG CTCTCAGGGAGAAGAGTGCCCTCCTCCACCTCCGGTGTCATGGGGTCATGTCACTGGGTTGCAGGCATTATTGTTGGGGCATTTGAAAGGCCTTGTGAAGAGTCTTGATAATCCAGTTCAGAAAGACCACAGCCTGGTTCTGATACCAGCTTACCTGATTTATCTAGAAGCTTACTACTATCAGCTCTCCAAACAG AGTTGTTTCAAGCCAGTGGACACGCTTCAAGAGCTGGAGCAGCTGACATCTGACATTTTACTCCCAATAATTTCTCACAGTGTTGTACAAAGTCTGATCAAGAACCTCAA GTCTTCCTCAGTCGTGTGTAATGGCCCCTCTAGTCAACTGCGCCCAGATACCATCCCTAGCCTCCCTGGTTTGGCCTGTGCTGGCTGGAGAGCTCATCTGGGCCTGGTTGTTTCAAGCTCCCCCTTCCCTCTTCTCACAGGCCTGGGGCTCCTCTTGGAAACAATTACAGGCATCCACAAAGGTCTCAGTTGCAAG GTCACTGGTCTCCTCCTCTCAGAGCCTGTGATTGGTTACCTGCGTAGCTGCAGCCAGGCTACACCCACCCTGTCTCAGACCAGGGCCTGGCTTCTGCGACATGAACACCACCTGCTTTACCTGCTGCTCCAGCTGGCACACAAACTG GTTCCCATtgagccagaagtagcaaaaCATGCATCGCTCTACCACCAGGTGGCACTGGTTCTGCTGACATGGTTATTACCAGGCAGTGAATACCTGGCACATGAAATGCTCTCGACTATCATCTTTAGCAAGGACTTCATACC AGAAGGCCACAGTGGAGGACCTGAGGCCGTAGAGCTGGGAGAGCTGAAGCTTCACGAGGAAATACAACACCacccttctccctctctccaggCGGTTGGCACTCTCCTGAGAGAAGCCTGCGTGCAGCTGCCATCCATACGAGGCTGCTTCCTCACTCACCTGGCCTATCTGGAGTCTTCTGTGCTTGTGTCCCGAGatgctctcctctgctgcaaCCCCTGGATCAACTCCCATCTCCTCCCAGAGCTCACCGGTCCCACCCTGCCATCTGATTGGCCTTTCCTCCCTCTCGTCAGTCTGTATGAAAGAACAGGGGTGTCTGACGGTGGTGGGTTAGCTGTGGAGCAGCTTCCACCAGGGGCTCTGCAGGCTGTGACGCACTGTCtgcagtggctgctgctgctggagatcTGGAGGGAAGAGGCTCTAAGG GTGATCCCCCCAGTTGCCAAGCTCGCCCGCTTGTcttgtgtgttcctgtgttccAGTGACTTGTTCCTGGAGAAACCGGTTCAGAAACTGACCTGGGGTCTGTTTAGACTGCTGACCAG GCGATCCAGGCTGGACTCTTTGGACCTGAATGTACCTCCTCCGGGTCTAGCCTCCTTCCAAGATTTGTATTCAGCCCTATTAGCTCAGTATGAAGCTGTGTCTTTTGGAGACCGGCTCTTTGGCTGCTGGGTCCTCTTACCCCTGCAGAGGAGATATAGTGCCACCATGAGGCTGGCTGTGTTTGGAGAGCATGAATCGATGCTGAGGTCACTAGGGGTCACTCTGGAACAG TTGTGCATACCTATCGAGCGGTTCACCTCTCCCCCTGAAgactctctccctctgcttcgTCTCTACTTCCGCTCCTTGGTAACGGGGGCACTGAAGCTCTGCTGGTGTCCGGTTTTGTATGTGGTCGCCTTGTCTCACGTCAACTCCTTCATCTTCTCTCAGGACGCTGCAGCACAG GAGGTTGAAGCGGCTCGACACAGTATGCTGAGGAAAATTTACTACCTGACTGATGAG gTGTTGAGAAACCACTTGTTGCTCTTCCGTCTGCCACATCAGAACTCAGCGACTGGCTTCGAAATGTACGAGCAGTTGCCTCCTATTAGAGCCAAGAGATTGGAGAGCGTCCTTGGACTGCGGGACAGCAGTGATGACAAAGGAGACTGA
- the rpap1 gene encoding RNA polymerase II-associated protein 1 isoform X2 codes for MLQRPKPTDSEADLLREQEQFLTSGATSAANVVRRPDKRRGETGGDGREHNRENEGRKRDVVTIEDLPDQLPSLTPAPPKKSRFKANRVTFDDDAEERLDKHDTHISAVLSRIVERDTSSTPVSLPTFTGMAFPKVLHRSETSSQVPLSSAGGKKSIFARHIAAQRLKEGKTPLYCAPEAAQTPELREKNLSPDASMDTDQRDAAVSGSRLVSGQGLGGPYSSGEIMRIHVENQAKLEAMSQSEIIEEQRKLLTQLDPRLVDFVRSRKAKSVLSSASPSKQPKAKSSKENVPSESVRRESDSSSTTEPFQKLHEEEIEAEREEEEELPLLSAVTEEGLPVKRQKEWVHMDKLEPEKLEWMRDLPAPKKKGTKKAMQARFDFAGGLIPPTEDLPTHLGLHHHGEEPERAGYSLQELFLLSRSQVIQQRTLALSTLANILSKARAGEYQSVLTGSVMSTLLDAGLLFLLRFALDDSVEGVMSTAVHALKALLVCAEDEECLDCTFSWFHGIASFPLLPSAQEEEGDEDEGQDETMKEAAKEKEARKSDHDVARQDTVKGLLQMKLLPRLRYILEVVQPAPGAVHDILEVLIRISRHSSSSATQVLDCPRLMETVMSNFLPNSWTAASSPLTQSVYGVPLASAMKLLRVVATSGRHACARLLNSLGVSERLSCLLSAEPSELLLEPTEALRITTEAYRLWAVAAGYGQACKLYIHLYPALVKALQSVHRELAPSDPLLSLQLQRILALLSLLTQVTHTAGCHQELQAGMVSSQGEECPPPPPVSWGHVTGLQALLLGHLKGLVKSLDNPVQKDHSLVLIPAYLIYLEAYYYQLSKQSCFKPVDTLQELEQLTSDILLPIISHSVVQSLIKNLKSSSVVCNGPSSQLRPDTIPSLPGLACAGWRAHLGLVVSSSPFPLLTGLGLLLETITGIHKGLSCKVTGLLLSEPVIGYLRSCSQATPTLSQTRAWLLRHEHHLLYLLLQLAHKLVPIEPEVAKHASLYHQVALVLLTWLLPGSEYLAHEMLSTIIFSKDFIPEGHSGGPEAVELGELKLHEEIQHHPSPSLQAVGTLLREACVQLPSIRGCFLTHLAYLESSVLVSRDALLCCNPWINSHLLPELTGPTLPSDWPFLPLVSLYERTGVSDGGGLAVEQLPPGALQAVTHCLQWLLLLEIWREEALRVIPPVAKLARLSCVFLCSSDLFLEKPVQKLTWGLFRLLTRRSRLDSLDLNVPPPGLASFQDLYSALLAQYEAVSFGDRLFGCWVLLPLQRRYSATMRLAVFGEHESMLRSLGVTLEQLCIPIERFTSPPEDSLPLLRLYFRSLVTGALKLCWCPVLYVVALSHVNSFIFSQDAAAQEVEAARHSMLRKIYYLTDEVLRNHLLLFRLPHQNSATGFEMYEQLPPIRAKRLESVLGLRDSSDDKGD; via the exons ATGTTGCAACGTCCCAAGCCCACTGACTCAGAGGCAGATCTGTTAAGAGAGCAGGAGCAGTTTCTGACCTCTGGTGCAACATCTGCTGCCAATGTGGTTCGCAGACCGGACAAAAGGAGAGGCGAGACTGGTGGAGACGGAAGGGAACATAACAGGGAGaatgaaggaagaaagaggGATGTGGTCACCATAGAAG ATCTGCCAGACCAACTTCCTTCTCTGACGCCAGCTCCTCCAAAAAAATCTCGTTTTAAAGCCAATCGTGTCACCTTCGATGATGACGCTGAGGAGAGGCTGGACAAACACGACACTCACATCAGTGCTGTTCTCTCCAGGATTGTT GAGAGAGATACTAGCTCTACTCCAGTATCTCTACCCACATTTACAGGCATGGCTTTCCCCAAAGTCCTGCACCGCTCGGAAACCAGCAGTCAg GTGCCTCTGTCTTCAGCTGGTGGAAAGAAGAGCATCTTTGCTCGTCACATTGCTGCTCAGAGACTTAAGGAGGGCAAGACACCATTGTACTGTGCACCTGAAGCTGCTCAGACACCTGAACTCAGAGAGAAAAACCTGTCCCCTGACGCTAGTATGGATACAGATCAGCGCGATGCTGCAG TCTCAGGTTCCAGATTGGTCTCTGGTCAGGGACTTGGGGGACCTTATAGCTCAGGAGAGATCATGAGGATCCACGTAGAGAACCAGGCCAAACTTGAGGCAATGTCCCAGTCTGAGATAATAGAGGAGCAGAGAAAACTCTTAACTCAGCTTG ACCCAAGACTAGTGGACTTTGTTAGATCTCGCAAAGCCAAGAGTGTCCTGTCCTCTGCCTCCCCATCCAAACAGCCCAAGGCCAAAAGCAGCAAGGAAAATGTTCCTTCTGAAAGTGTGAGAAGAGAGTCAGACTCCTCCAGTACCACTGAGCCTTTTCAGAAACTCCACGAAGAGGAGATtgaagcagagagggaggaagaggaagaactGCCACTCTTATCTGCTGTGACAG AGGAGGGTCTGCCAGTGAAACGTCAGAAAGAATGGGTCCACATGGACAAGCTGGAGCCAGAGAAGCTGGAGTGGATGAGAGACTTGCCAGCGCCCAAAAAGAAAGGAACCAAGAAA GCCATGCAGGCTCGATTTGATTTTGCTGGTGGCTTGATCCCGCCCACTGAGGATTTGCCCACTCACCTGGGTCTGCACCACCATGGAGAGGAGCCTGAG CGGGCAGGTTATTCTCTGCAGGAACTCTTTCTGCTCTCTCGGAGCCAGGTTATCCAGCAGAGGACTCTGGCCCTCAGCACTCTGGCCAACATCCTCTCAAAG GCACGTGCTGGAGAGTACCAGTCAGTTCTGACAGGCAGCGTGATGTCCACTCTGCTCGATGCCGGTCTGCTCTTCCTGCTCCGCTTTGCATTGGATGACAGTGTGGAAGGAGTAATGTCTACAGCCGTACATGCACTTAAAGCACTTCTAGTGTGTGCAGAAGATGAA GAGTGTTTGGACTGCACCTTCTCATGGTTTCATGGCATAGCTTCGTTTCCTCTGCTGCCGTCTgctcaggaggaggagggtgacgAGGATGAAGGGCAGGATGAAACTATGAAGGAGGCAGCCAAAGAGAAGGAAGCTAGGAAGAGTGATCATGATGTGGCCAGGCAGGATACTGTCAAG GGTCTGTTACAGATGAAACTGCTCCCGAGGCTACGTTACATCCTTGAGGTCGTCCAACCAGCACCTGGAGCGGTGCATGATATCTTAGAGGTCCTGATTCGCATCTCTAGGCACTCCTCCTCATCTGCCACCCAG GTGTTGGATTGTCCCCGCCTGATGGAGACAGTTATGTCCAACTTCCTTCCCAATTCCTGGACAGCGGCATCTTCACCCCTTACTCAGTCTGTTTATGGAGTCCCACTTGCCAGTGCCATGAAGCTATTGAGAGTTGTGGCCACTTCAGGCAGACATGCCTGCGCTAGACTG TTAAACTCTCTCGGGGTGAGCGAGCGTCTGTCATGTCTGCTGAGCGCTGAACccagtgagctgctgctggagccaACAGAGGCCCTTAGGATCACCACTGAGGCGTACAGGCTGTGGGCCGTAGCAGCCGGCTATGGACAGGCCTGCAAATTGTACAT ACACCTGTATCCTGCTTTAGTAAAGGCGTTGCAGTCCGTGCACCGAGAGCTGGCCCCCTCAGATCCTCTGTTGAGTCTGCAGCTCCAGCGGATCTTGGCCCTGCTTTCTCTGctcacacaggtcacacacacagctggatgCCACCAGGAGCTGCAGGCTGGTATGGTCAG CTCTCAGGGAGAAGAGTGCCCTCCTCCACCTCCGGTGTCATGGGGTCATGTCACTGGGTTGCAGGCATTATTGTTGGGGCATTTGAAAGGCCTTGTGAAGAGTCTTGATAATCCAGTTCAGAAAGACCACAGCCTGGTTCTGATACCAGCTTACCTGATTTATCTAGAAGCTTACTACTATCAGCTCTCCAAACAG AGTTGTTTCAAGCCAGTGGACACGCTTCAAGAGCTGGAGCAGCTGACATCTGACATTTTACTCCCAATAATTTCTCACAGTGTTGTACAAAGTCTGATCAAGAACCTCAA GTCTTCCTCAGTCGTGTGTAATGGCCCCTCTAGTCAACTGCGCCCAGATACCATCCCTAGCCTCCCTGGTTTGGCCTGTGCTGGCTGGAGAGCTCATCTGGGCCTGGTTGTTTCAAGCTCCCCCTTCCCTCTTCTCACAGGCCTGGGGCTCCTCTTGGAAACAATTACAGGCATCCACAAAGGTCTCAGTTGCAAG GTCACTGGTCTCCTCCTCTCAGAGCCTGTGATTGGTTACCTGCGTAGCTGCAGCCAGGCTACACCCACCCTGTCTCAGACCAGGGCCTGGCTTCTGCGACATGAACACCACCTGCTTTACCTGCTGCTCCAGCTGGCACACAAACTG GTTCCCATtgagccagaagtagcaaaaCATGCATCGCTCTACCACCAGGTGGCACTGGTTCTGCTGACATGGTTATTACCAGGCAGTGAATACCTGGCACATGAAATGCTCTCGACTATCATCTTTAGCAAGGACTTCATACC AGAAGGCCACAGTGGAGGACCTGAGGCCGTAGAGCTGGGAGAGCTGAAGCTTCACGAGGAAATACAACACCacccttctccctctctccaggCGGTTGGCACTCTCCTGAGAGAAGCCTGCGTGCAGCTGCCATCCATACGAGGCTGCTTCCTCACTCACCTGGCCTATCTGGAGTCTTCTGTGCTTGTGTCCCGAGatgctctcctctgctgcaaCCCCTGGATCAACTCCCATCTCCTCCCAGAGCTCACCGGTCCCACCCTGCCATCTGATTGGCCTTTCCTCCCTCTCGTCAGTCTGTATGAAAGAACAGGGGTGTCTGACGGTGGTGGGTTAGCTGTGGAGCAGCTTCCACCAGGGGCTCTGCAGGCTGTGACGCACTGTCtgcagtggctgctgctgctggagatcTGGAGGGAAGAGGCTCTAAGG GTGATCCCCCCAGTTGCCAAGCTCGCCCGCTTGTcttgtgtgttcctgtgttccAGTGACTTGTTCCTGGAGAAACCGGTTCAGAAACTGACCTGGGGTCTGTTTAGACTGCTGACCAG GCGATCCAGGCTGGACTCTTTGGACCTGAATGTACCTCCTCCGGGTCTAGCCTCCTTCCAAGATTTGTATTCAGCCCTATTAGCTCAGTATGAAGCTGTGTCTTTTGGAGACCGGCTCTTTGGCTGCTGGGTCCTCTTACCCCTGCAGAGGAGATATAGTGCCACCATGAGGCTGGCTGTGTTTGGAGAGCATGAATCGATGCTGAGGTCACTAGGGGTCACTCTGGAACAG TTGTGCATACCTATCGAGCGGTTCACCTCTCCCCCTGAAgactctctccctctgcttcgTCTCTACTTCCGCTCCTTGGTAACGGGGGCACTGAAGCTCTGCTGGTGTCCGGTTTTGTATGTGGTCGCCTTGTCTCACGTCAACTCCTTCATCTTCTCTCAGGACGCTGCAGCACAG GAGGTTGAAGCGGCTCGACACAGTATGCTGAGGAAAATTTACTACCTGACTGATGAG gTGTTGAGAAACCACTTGTTGCTCTTCCGTCTGCCACATCAGAACTCAGCGACTGGCTTCGAAATGTACGAGCAGTTGCCTCCTATTAGAGCCAAGAGATTGGAGAGCGTCCTTGGACTGCGGGACAGCAGTGATGACAAAGGAGACTGA